Part of the Nitrospirota bacterium genome, AGGAGCTGCGGAGAGAGGTGAAGCAGCTCACCGTACGCTATCACGGGGAGCTGCTGGGGCCTGTCACGCTCTCGATGGGCGTGGCGAGCTTTCCGCAGCACGGACCCGCTGCAGATGACCTCCTGAAGGCGGCTGACGCAGCCCTCTACCGCGCCAAAGAGGAGGGGAGGGACCGGGTAGTGACAGCGTGAGCTGCCGGATGCGTCCTGGACTCATCAAGACTAAATCACTCCTCTCTCCACTGCAGATCCGCTCAAGAAGTTTTCCGGCTGTCCGATAGTAATCATATATAGCATTGCTCGGCATGAAGAGACCCGGGAAGGTGACCGGGAGGACGGTGTATGGCCCATACCTATGAATGGAAGCGGACGCGTCTGCAGAGCGCCTATCGAACCGAAGGGAAGAGCTGCAAGGATCTCATCGGCGACCGCGAGCGGCTCGACCGTATCGAGCATGAGATCCGCCGGGCCGAGGAGATGCTCCAGGAGGCCGAACGGCTCAGGAAGGAGGGTCTCGGGGTGAAGAAGAAGGCCGAGGCCGAAAAGCGGAGGGAGCTGGCCGTGCAGGAGGCGACCCGGCGGTTTGCGGCGACGAACGAGGAGTTCATCGAAGAGAATGGACGGAATGCCGCGGTCGTGCGGGTGCGCGAGGGCAGTATCGCGGGAATGGCCTTTATCGTCATTACCGGAGAGGCTTCGTCCAAGCAGTTCCAGGTCTTTTACCGCGTCGACTGACGTCCCGCTCCTCCTGCCCTTCACCTCTCCCTCTCCCCCTTCCCCTTCCCCTTCCGATGACATCGTGCGCAGGTGCACGATCAAAGCATGCCATGGTACAATTAAACGTCATGCATACAAAGCGTACTAGAGGCATTATCGCCCTCGCCTGCGCTGCCGCCGTCGTCATCCTCGCTGTCTTCCTCCTCATCAACGCGAACAGGCTGATCAAAGAGCGGCTCGAAGCAGCGCTCGGAGAGAACTTCTCTCTCGACCGCATTTCGGTCGGGCTGGGCGGCGTTGACGCATACGGCCTTCAGGTAAGAAAGGACGGGCAGACGGTCATCAGGGCCGACAAGCTCACGCTCCGGGCGAGCCTGCTCGGCTTGATAAGAAAACGGTATGTCATTTCGAGCATCGCCGTCGAAAATCCTGCAGTCACGCTCACGATCGACAAGCAGGGCCGTCTCGTCAATCCTTTTTTGTTCGGCCCCTCTTCTTCCGGAGCGGCGACGCGGAACACGGCCGCATCGCCGGCCGCTCTGCCGGGGATCGAGATCAGGCGCATCCGCATCACCGGCGGGCTGCTGCGCCTGACGGATGAGCGCCTGCCCGCACCGTATGGTTTTCTCGAGCTCCATAACCGTCTCATCACCTTCGACTCTTTTTCCTATCCCTTCGCCGATAAAACGTCCGCTGTCTCTCTTGCCGCCTCGCTCAAGGGCGGACTGATAGCCGGAGAGCTGCAGTGCAAGGGGAGCGTGAACCTGAAGACCGCAGCGGTCGATCTCTCCACAGCCGTGCACCGTCTGGAACTGTTCGCGGTCGAGGGAAAGGGGCCTGCAGTCACGGCCGAGGCCGTGCGCTTCACCATAGCCTCGGCAAGGGAAAAAACCACGCGCTATGTCATTCCCGCGATCACGATAGCGAGGCCCTCCGCGCGTATCGAGACCGGCAGAAACGGCGAGCTGCTCAATCCGCTTGCGAAGCTCGCACCCAACGGCAACGGTCGGAATACGAAGAAAGACAACGGCGCGGCAGGGAGGAGCAGTCTCCTCATAAAGAAGATAACGATGAGCGACGGCGAGCTGCTCTATCTCGACAGCAAGGCGTCTCAGCCGCCCCATCGCATCCGGCTCACCGGGATAGCATGGCAGATCGATCATCTTGCGCTGCCCTTCGACAACACCTGGACGACCTACTCCTTCTCTGCGCGCATCCCCGGGGCGGCGAATGCCGCGGCGCTTACCTGGGAGGGAAAGACGCTCTGCAGGACCCTCGATACCGACGCCAGGATCGCTCTGCAGGGCCTCGATATCAGGGACTTCAAGCCCTATTACCATAAGAAGGGAGATGCCGAGGTGACCCGCGGCACGCTCGCGATGACGATCGACCTCGGCGTGCGCAACAAGATCATAGACGCCCCGGGCCGCGCAGTGATCAGGGATCTCGAGTTCGCTCCGGCCAGGGGGCTGGGGGGAAAGTTTCTCGGCGCGCCCCGTTCGCTGGTGATCAAGCTCCTCCAGTCGGGCAATAACGAGATCTCCCTCGACTTTGTGGTGGAGGGCGATCTCGGCGACCCGCAGTTCAACCTCAGCGAGAGCCTGGTGAAGCGCATGACCGTCGGCCTTGCGAAGGGGCTGGGGCTTACCGTTGTCGATGCAGGGAGGTCTGTGGTAGAGCTCGGCGCCAAGGGCGTGGGCCAGGTGGGCAAGGGGATCATCGGCATCGGCAAGGGAGTGCAGGGGCTCTTCAAGAGGGATAAGCGATAGCGCTCACCGCCCCTGCTCCCGCCGTCGGGCTACTGCGCCGGCTCCTCGCTCGTTGATTCGCCCGCCTGTTTTTTGAGCTCCCGCTGCTTCCAGATGAGGAAGATCGCCGGGTAGATGATGAGCTCGAGGATCGTCGAGGTGACGACGCCTCCCACCATCGGCGCGGCGATGCGCTTCATCACGTCGGCGCCGGTGCCGTGGCTGAACATGATCGGGATAAGGCCCGCGAGGATGACGCTCACCGTCATGATCTTGGGCCGTATCCGCTTCACGGCGCCGTGCATGATCGCCTCTTTCAGATCGGCGAGGCCCCTCAGCCGCCCCTCTTTCCTCCACTGCTCGTAGGCGAGGTCGAGGTAGAGGAGCATCACCACCCCTGTCTCGGCGTCGAGCCCGGCCAGGGCGATGATGCCGACCCAGACGGCGATGCTCATGTTGTAGCCGAGCAGGTAGAGGAGCCAGAACGAGCCGACGAGCGAGAAGGGCACCGCCAGGAGCACGATGAAGGTCTTGGTCACCGACTTGGTGTTCAAGAAGATGAGCACGAAGATGACGAGCAGCGTGAGGGGGATGACGATTTTCAGCCGCTCCTCGGTCTTCACCATGTACTCGTACTCGCCGCTCCATTCGAGGCGGTAGCCCTCGGGGATCTTGAGCGACGCGACCCGCTCTTTCGCCTCCCTGACATACCCGCCCACGTCCCTGCCCGAGAAGAAGACCGAGACATACGCGGCGATGAGCCCTTCCTCGCTCTT contains:
- a CDS encoding DUF748 domain-containing protein, with amino-acid sequence MHTKRTRGIIALACAAAVVILAVFLLINANRLIKERLEAALGENFSLDRISVGLGGVDAYGLQVRKDGQTVIRADKLTLRASLLGLIRKRYVISSIAVENPAVTLTIDKQGRLVNPFLFGPSSSGAATRNTAASPAALPGIEIRRIRITGGLLRLTDERLPAPYGFLELHNRLITFDSFSYPFADKTSAVSLAASLKGGLIAGELQCKGSVNLKTAAVDLSTAVHRLELFAVEGKGPAVTAEAVRFTIASAREKTTRYVIPAITIARPSARIETGRNGELLNPLAKLAPNGNGRNTKKDNGAAGRSSLLIKKITMSDGELLYLDSKASQPPHRIRLTGIAWQIDHLALPFDNTWTTYSFSARIPGAANAAALTWEGKTLCRTLDTDARIALQGLDIRDFKPYYHKKGDAEVTRGTLAMTIDLGVRNKIIDAPGRAVIRDLEFAPARGLGGKFLGAPRSLVIKLLQSGNNEISLDFVVEGDLGDPQFNLSESLVKRMTVGLAKGLGLTVVDAGRSVVELGAKGVGQVGKGIIGIGKGVQGLFKRDKR